From one Rattus norvegicus strain BN/NHsdMcwi chromosome 7, GRCr8, whole genome shotgun sequence genomic stretch:
- the Cyc1 gene encoding cytochrome c-1: MAAAAAASLRRSVLGPRGMGLPGASAPGLLGGARPRHLPLRTPQAVSLSSKSGPSRGRKVMLSALGMLAAGGAGLAVALHSAVSASDLELHPPSYPWSHRGLLSSLDHTSIRRGFQVYKQVCSSCHSMDYVAYRHLVGVCYTEEEAKALAEEVEVQDGPNEDGNMFMRPGKLSDYFPKPYPNPEAARAANNGALPPDLSYIVRARHGGEDYVFSLLTGYCEPPTGVSLREGLYFNPYFPGQAIGMAPPIYTEVLEYDDGTPATMSQVAKDVATFLRWASEPEHDHRKRMGLKMLLMMGLLLPLTYAMKRHKWSVLKSRKLAYRPPK, encoded by the exons atggcggcggcggcggcggcttcGCTTCGCCGATCGGTGCTAGGCCCGCGGGGCATGGGGCTTCCAGGTGCAAGTGCTCCGGGCCTGCTGGGCGGCGCGCGGCCCCGGCATCTTCCATTACGGACACCGCAG GCAGTGTCCTTGTCCTCGAAGTCTGGCCCTTCTCGAGGCCGAAAGGTGATGCTGTCAGCGTTGGGCATGCTGGCAGCAGGGGGTGCAGGGCTAGCTGTGGCCCTTCATTCGGCGGTGAGTGCCAGTGACCTGGAGCTGCACCCCCCCAGCTACCCATGGTCTCACCGTGGCCTCCTCTCCTCCTTGGACCACACCAG CATTCGTAGGGGTTTCCAGGTATACAAGCAGGTGTGCTCTTCCTGCCACAGCATGGATTATGTGGCTTACCGCCACCTGGTGGGAGTGTGCTACACGGAGGAAGAAGCTAAGGCGCTGGCTGAGGAG GTGGAGGTCCAGGATGGCCCTAATGAGGATGGGAATATGTTCATGCGGCCAGGGAAGCTGTCTGACTATTTTCCAAAACCATACCCCAACCCTGAGGCTGCAAGAGCTGCTAACAATGGAGCTTTACCCCCTGACCTCAGCTACATCGTTCGAGCAAG GCACGGTGGTGAGGACTATGTGTTTTCCTTGCTCACTGGCTACTGTGAACCTCCCACTGGGGTGTCATTGCGAGAAGGCCTCTATTTCAACCCTTACTTTCCTGGCCAGGCCATTGGCATGGCTCCTCCCATCTACACAGAAGTCTTGGAGTATGACGATG GTACCCCAGCTACCATGTCACAAGTAGCCAAGGATGTTGCCACCTTCCTTCGCTGGGCATCAGAGCCAGAGCATGACCATCGAAAACGCATGGGACTCAAG ATGTTGTTGATGATGGGCTTGCTGCTGCCCCTGACCTATGCCATGAAGCGGCATAAGTGGTCAGTCCTGAAGAGTCGAAAGCTGGCTTATCGGCCACCCAAGTGA
- the Cyc1 gene encoding cytochrome c-1 isoform X1, giving the protein MAAAAAASLRRSVLGPRGMGLPGASAPGLLGGARPRHLPLRTPQAVSLSSKSGPSRGRKVMLSALGMLAAGGAGLAVALHSAVSASDLELHPPSYPWSHRGLLSSLDHTSIRRGFQVYKQVCSSCHSMDYVAYRHLVGVCYTEEEAKALAEEVEVQDGPNEDGNMFMRPGKLSDYFPKPYPNPEAARAANNGALPPDLSYIVRARHGGEDYVFSLLTGYCEPPTGVSLREGLYFNPYFPGQAIGMAPPIYTEVLEYDDGTPATMSQVAKDVATFLRWASEPEHDHRKRMGLKVKGWVRVTVGNEKGSFLCIFSKLSLFPDVVDDGLAAAPDLCHEAA; this is encoded by the exons atggcggcggcggcggcggcttcGCTTCGCCGATCGGTGCTAGGCCCGCGGGGCATGGGGCTTCCAGGTGCAAGTGCTCCGGGCCTGCTGGGCGGCGCGCGGCCCCGGCATCTTCCATTACGGACACCGCAG GCAGTGTCCTTGTCCTCGAAGTCTGGCCCTTCTCGAGGCCGAAAGGTGATGCTGTCAGCGTTGGGCATGCTGGCAGCAGGGGGTGCAGGGCTAGCTGTGGCCCTTCATTCGGCGGTGAGTGCCAGTGACCTGGAGCTGCACCCCCCCAGCTACCCATGGTCTCACCGTGGCCTCCTCTCCTCCTTGGACCACACCAG CATTCGTAGGGGTTTCCAGGTATACAAGCAGGTGTGCTCTTCCTGCCACAGCATGGATTATGTGGCTTACCGCCACCTGGTGGGAGTGTGCTACACGGAGGAAGAAGCTAAGGCGCTGGCTGAGGAG GTGGAGGTCCAGGATGGCCCTAATGAGGATGGGAATATGTTCATGCGGCCAGGGAAGCTGTCTGACTATTTTCCAAAACCATACCCCAACCCTGAGGCTGCAAGAGCTGCTAACAATGGAGCTTTACCCCCTGACCTCAGCTACATCGTTCGAGCAAG GCACGGTGGTGAGGACTATGTGTTTTCCTTGCTCACTGGCTACTGTGAACCTCCCACTGGGGTGTCATTGCGAGAAGGCCTCTATTTCAACCCTTACTTTCCTGGCCAGGCCATTGGCATGGCTCCTCCCATCTACACAGAAGTCTTGGAGTATGACGATG GTACCCCAGCTACCATGTCACAAGTAGCCAAGGATGTTGCCACCTTCCTTCGCTGGGCATCAGAGCCAGAGCATGACCATCGAAAACGCATGGGACTCAAGGTAAAGGGTTGGGTAAGGGTCACAGTGGGCAACGAAAAAGGGTCTTTCCTGTGTatcttttctaagctttcttTGTTCCCAGATGTTGTTGATGATGGGCTTGCTGCTGCCCCTGACCTATGCCATGAAGCGGCATAA